A stretch of Physeter macrocephalus isolate SW-GA chromosome 6, ASM283717v5, whole genome shotgun sequence DNA encodes these proteins:
- the LOC102994347 gene encoding AN1-type zinc finger protein 6-like has translation MAQETNHSQVPMLCSTGCGFYGNPRTNGMCLVRDKEHLQRQNSSNGRISPPAPSVSSLSESLPVQCTDDSVPETQSALDSTSSSMQPSPVSNQSLLSESVASSQVDSTSVDKAIPETEDLQASISETAQQPCEEQSKSLEKPKQKKNRCFMCRKKVGLTGFECQCGNVYCGVHRYSDVHNCSYSYKADAAEKIRKENPVVVGEKIQKI, from the coding sequence ATGGCTCAAGAAACTAATCACAGCCAAGTGCCTATGCTTTGTTCCACGGGCTGCGGATTTTATGGAAACCCTCGTACAAATGGCATGTGTTTAGTACGTGATAAAGAACATCTTCAAAGACAGAATAGTAGTAATGGTAGAATAAGCCCACCTGCACCTTCTGTCAGTAGTCTGTCTGAGTCTTTACCAGTTCAGTGCACAGACGACAGTGTCCCAGAAACTCAGTCAGCGTTAGACTCTACATCTTCATCTATGCAGCCAAGCCCTGTATCAAATCAGTCACTTTTATCAGAATCTGTAGCATCTTCCCAAGTGGACAGTACATCTGTGGACAAAGCAATACCTGAAACAGAAGACCTGCAAGCTTCAATATCAGAAACGGCACAGCAGCCATGTGAAGAGCAAAGCAAGTCTcttgaaaaaccaaaacaaaaaaagaatcgcTGTTTCATGTGCAGGAAGAAAGTGGGACTTACTGGGTTTGAATGTCAGTGCGGAAATGTTTACTGTGGTGTACACCGTTACTCAGATGTACACAATTGCTCTTACAGTTACAAAGCTGATGCTgctgagaaaatcagaaaagaaaatccagtaGTTGTTGGTGAAAAGATCCAGAAGATCTGA